From the genome of Candidatus Ruthia magnifica str. Cm (Calyptogena magnifica):
AGCTTTTGATTAATTTTAATTTCTTATTTGTTTAACTCACTTGCTTCATTCTTCCATAAATTTTGTACTTGTATCAAGATGTTTAACAATTATTTTTTAGGAAAATAAGCCTCTGTAAAAAATGTTTTACTATTAGGGAGTAGAATCGCATTGAGCGGCTAACCATAAGAGCGATTTAACAGTTGTGATACATTCATGTAGGTGTTATCAATATCAGAATGAATCTCATGATCCGCTTTAATAGTAACAAAATATTTGATTAAAAATGTTGCTATTTCAATATCATCAAAACTTTCCTTTTTCATTATGTGGCACCAATGAAATAGCGTAGCCAATAGAAATAAAAACAGGTTTATTTTTACGCTTTGCTTTGTCAAAAGCTTCATCTGAAAACTTATACTAATTAACAGGATTATGAATATGTTACAATGAATAAAGCTAGAATGATATGATCAACAAATTTAGCATGACTTTTCTGATTGAGATGTTGTGTTCTAGGTATGTAATCTTTACCCTTATCACGATAAGTTATTCTAACTCATTCATAAGGTGTGCCCATGTTGTTAGTATGGATATAAAAATCAAAGATATAAATATTCTAAACATACTTTGATGTCAATTTTTTGCATCAATTGGTAATATGCAGGTTATTGTTCATTTTAATAATCAAAAATTATCAATCGAATTTAAATATAAAATTGACACAAGTCTTAATCAAGGTAAGATTCATTTAAGTATTTGATTTTGTTGTCTAAGACTTGCTTGATTTTTAAATTTTATTAAACAAAGTAATTATTATTCAACATGCTTCTCTTTATGTAGTTTGACGAGTTAACTTGTAATTAGGTTTGAAGACTATTTTTATAATTAGCGACAGTAATCTATCTCAATTATTATCCAAACAATTAGACATTGAATGTATAAAACTGTGTTATTTTTCTTGTCTCGTCCTTGTAGTATTGGCGATGCTAAAATTGGTTATTTTAGAGATAGTGCGAAGTTATGTTAATACTTTTTAAGGAGTTATAGATGGAATGATGCTTACAAATATCAATAAGATGAACATATTAAATTTTATCTAGGTCGTATATTACTAGGAGAAACGAAAGTAAAATGTATTTTGTATCCCATAGATATTGTTATACGTACAGATTATGCCGTTAAAATTTCCCAAATATTGGATGTTGATGACAGTCTAGATAATGTCATTGATGTAAAAGAACAATTTGAAAATACATAAGGTAAAAAATTGTCTGCAAACGAATCTGTAATTCATATTCTATCTACTGCTGATACAGAGGTTTTAAAATTAAAATACAGACAAGTAGTGCCTATTTTTAGGCGTCTTGTTGTCAGCTATCTGTGAGTAGAAAATAGCATACACAAGGTTGTTGAAGATGATGAAAGCTTTATAAGATTCATTACATAAAGTAATGATAGTGGCGATAACATTGACAATCAAATTGTTAGAAGAGCGGTGTTATTATCTTAATTATTTTATTATCAGTTCACGAGTGTTAGGTGATTTTAAAATAAACAAACAGTAAAAAAAGATGGCAAAATATATGAACATTTAGCAGTAAACTAAAATAGATAGTCGTTTCTATTTGAATAATATTAGTCGTTGTGACAATGGACTTACTACAAACGTAAACAAACCTTAAAATCTATTGGAGCAAGAGAACTTAAACTTACTAGACATAGTGTCGAGTTGGCTGAGAGGTTAGAGTAATTAGGAGTTGATGCACATGCAAATTCTATTGTGGTTTATGATAATCAAGGCTCTCTTATTGATTATCTATATCCTCGTTTTAAAACATCAAACACTAGCTCAAGTTTTCTCAATTTAATGCTCTTTATTTTGGTAATAGTATTTGTTATTACACATCTGATAAAGGATATGATAAAAGCTTATTTTCAATTGTTAATGTTGTTGTTCATGAGTGAGGATATGCCATTACTATCAGGACTTTAATTTAATATATTTGAGTGAATCAGGTGTATTAAATGAAGCCTTTTAGATTGCTTTGGGTTTTATTACTATAGAGCGTTTTACGAGAACAGATAATTGGCTTATTTGTTTCGTAGATAAACCTTAGAGATCAATGAATAACTCAGAAGATAAGTATCACATCAAGATTATTTTGATTATGAAATAACCAAAGATGATTCTGTTTATTAGCCAATGGCAGAAGAAAAGGTTTATTATCCAAATACTCACAAAATCGATAATTAGGTTTTAATAGATGTGACTAATGTACTACGCCAACGGATTATAATGACTTTTGTGGTGTTCATATCAATAACAACGTGGCAAATAAAATGTTTTATTTGTTATCTGTGGGTTTGGTTATGCATAATAGCGTTAATGTTACTGGTATTGAACGAATATACAAGAATAGATTAGATTGGTTTAGGAAAGCGGTTGGTGTAACTGATGACAATTAATGATTTTTTTAAATGCTAAATGGATAATATCTTCAGTGGAAAGTGTTTTGTCATTGATAACAGGCAACATCGACATTTATTTGTGAGACAAAATAGCTAACGTTACTTTAGGAACAAAATCATTTACTCTAATTAGCTATCTAAATAAGGTTTTTCATCTTTGGAGATAAAGCCAGGTGTGTACATCTTCTTTAATTGATAAGTGAGTGTTAACGAGAATTATTTTTCGTTACCTATTGCATAAAAACTGGACATTTGGCATAGAATTTGGCACATTTTTTTTAAAAAATACCTGTGAATTTATCAATCATAACCAGTTGTATTTATTAAAATAGTCTTTCTCAAAAGCTTTAATATCATCTGTGTATTGTAAGGTTAAACCAATATCATCAAGACCATTGATTAAGCGTCTTTTTCGTTCTATGTCTATTTCAAAAAAATAAGTTTTACTATTCGTATGGATACTTTGGGCATCAAGATTAATCATAATTTCACCACTTAAAGTAAAAAATTCATCCATAATGTTATTATCTTGCACAATAGGTAGAATACCGTTTTTAAAACAATTGTTATAAAAAATATCTGCAAAACTAGGGGCAATAATTGCTTTAAAACCATAATCCTCTAATGCCCAAGGTGCATGCTCACGGCTTGAGCCACAACCAAAATTTTCTCGTACCAGTAGTATTTTAGCACCTTGATATTTTGCCTGATTCAACACAAAATCCATATTAAGTGGACGTTTAGAGTTATCCATGCCAACTTCACCATGGTCTAAATAACGCCACTCATCAAATAAATTAACACCAAAACCAGAACGTTTAATAGATTTTAAAAACTGTTTTGGAATAATCGCATCAGTATCAATATTGGCACGTTCAAGTGGTATAGCTATTGAAGTAAATGTAGTAAATTTTTGCATTATTTAACCTCTGAAAAATGACCAGTAATAGCACTTGCAGCCGCAATAGCTGGGCTAACTAAGTGGGTAAATGAGCCTTGACCTTGACGACCTTCAAAGTTACGATTTGAGGTGCTTATGCATCTCTCGCCTACTTTTAGCTTATCGGCATTCATGGCTAGACACATTGAGCAGCCTGCTTCACGCCATTCAAAACCACTATTTATAAAAATCTTATCTAATCCTTCTTTTTCGGCTTGTTTTTTAATTAATCCTGAGCCAGGCACAACCAAGGCAAGTTTAATATTGTTGGCAATTTTTT
Proteins encoded in this window:
- the leuD gene encoding 3-isopropylmalate dehydratase small subunit: MQKFTTFTSIAIPLERANIDTDAIIPKQFLKSIKRSGFGVNLFDEWRYLDHGEVGMDNSKRPLNMDFVLNQAKYQGAKILLVRENFGCGSSREHAPWALEDYGFKAIIAPSFADIFYNNCFKNGILPIVQDNNIMDEFFTLSGEIMINLDAQSIHTNSKTYFFEIDIERKRRLINGLDDIGLTLQYTDDIKAFEKDYFNKYNWL